Proteins encoded by one window of Streptomyces sp. LX-29:
- a CDS encoding DUF1648 domain-containing protein: MFRRHEGPSGHRRTAVVTLAFGLAAAAVSLGCAGLWDRLPDRLATHFGAGGAADGFTARGDFLGVALGVLLGLGALFGTLTHLGREAPGAQRALTAAGCAVAALLGAAFGVTLWANAGADEAGAVTLAGGQLALVCAATAALGGLGWLLAGPGAPPPVTRRTPVPTAPRLELADGERASWTHTAGSRPIAYVGLALAVAGVVAGVTVGWGSGIGLLAGGVPLALLTGARVTVDRRGLTVAPLLLPRPRLIVPLDRIEEATEREVNALRDFAGWGYRAHSGASGVILRSGGALSARLSHGSEFVVTVDDARTAAALLNALVVRERTAPGA, encoded by the coding sequence ATGTTCCGTAGGCACGAGGGTCCGTCCGGCCATCGCCGGACCGCCGTGGTGACGCTGGCGTTCGGGCTCGCCGCGGCCGCCGTGTCGCTGGGCTGCGCCGGGCTGTGGGACCGGCTGCCCGATCGCCTCGCCACCCACTTCGGCGCCGGCGGCGCCGCGGACGGCTTCACCGCGCGCGGCGACTTCCTCGGCGTCGCGCTGGGCGTGCTGCTGGGCCTCGGGGCGCTCTTCGGCACCCTCACCCACCTCGGCCGCGAGGCGCCCGGCGCGCAGCGCGCGCTGACCGCCGCCGGGTGCGCGGTCGCGGCGCTGCTGGGCGCCGCCTTCGGTGTCACTCTGTGGGCCAACGCGGGGGCCGACGAGGCGGGGGCCGTCACCCTGGCCGGTGGTCAGCTGGCCCTGGTGTGCGCCGCGACCGCCGCCCTGGGCGGGCTGGGCTGGCTGCTGGCGGGGCCCGGAGCGCCGCCGCCCGTCACCCGGCGGACGCCGGTTCCGACGGCGCCCCGACTGGAGTTGGCCGACGGCGAGCGGGCCAGCTGGACCCACACCGCGGGCTCCCGCCCGATCGCGTACGTCGGACTGGCCCTCGCGGTGGCCGGGGTGGTCGCGGGCGTCACCGTCGGCTGGGGGTCGGGCATCGGCCTGCTGGCGGGCGGCGTTCCGCTGGCGCTGCTGACCGGCGCGCGGGTCACCGTGGACCGGCGGGGCCTCACCGTCGCCCCGCTGCTGCTGCCGCGCCCCCGGCTGATCGTGCCCCTGGACCGCATCGAGGAGGCGACCGAGCGCGAGGTGAACGCGCTGCGGGACTTCGCCGGCTGGGGCTACCGGGCGCACTCCGGCGCGAGCGGGGTGATCCTGCGGTCCGGCGGCGCTCTCTCGGCGCGGCTGAGCCACGGCAGCGAGTTCGTCGTCACCGTGGACGACGCCCGCACCGCCGCCGCCCTCCTCAACGCGTTGGTCGTCCGCGAGCGCACCGCTCCGGGGGCCTGA
- a CDS encoding GntR family transcriptional regulator, which translates to MLFRLDPGSPLPLGDQIAGCVRQAIADGEVRGGERLPPARQLAESLDVNVHTVLRGYQRLREEGLIDLRRGRGAVVTDARPAGRARLLQQIRELVTLSQSLGLSGEEVLTLVRASLGPEGGDRAGAG; encoded by the coding sequence GTGCTCTTCCGCCTCGACCCCGGATCGCCGCTCCCGCTCGGTGACCAGATCGCCGGCTGTGTGCGTCAGGCCATCGCCGACGGCGAGGTCCGCGGCGGCGAACGGCTGCCGCCCGCCCGGCAGCTCGCCGAGTCGCTCGACGTCAACGTCCACACCGTGCTGCGCGGCTACCAACGGCTGCGCGAGGAGGGCCTGATCGATCTGCGTCGGGGGCGCGGGGCCGTCGTCACCGACGCCCGGCCCGCCGGTCGTGCCCGACTGCTCCAGCAGATCCGCGAACTCGTCACCCTCTCCCAGAGCCTCGGCCTGAGCGGGGAGGAGGTACTCACCCTGGTGCGGGCGTCCCTGGGGCCGGAGGGCGGTGATCGCGCAGGAGCCGGGTGA
- the cynR gene encoding transcriptional regulator CynR, with protein MAVELRHLRYLLAVAEHASFTRAAEALHISQPTLSQQVKQLERAVRTQLLDRTGRTVRLTDAGEAYVRYARRALQDLAAAERAVLDVTDLSRGTLRLAMTPTFTPYLLGPLAADFHSRHPGISLEIREMTQDHIESGLLADELDLGIAFGGPHLSGVAATALFTETLSLVVGAGHPRVGRAGPLPVDELATVDLALLSGDFATRGHVDAYLAAHRVRPRIAVEANSVSALIELVRRTDLATVLPDAIAHDDPRLHPLAPDPPLPPRTVTLLRRESAYTSAATRAFTRLLRDHRPPAPGTPAPG; from the coding sequence GTGGCCGTGGAACTGCGTCATCTCCGCTATCTGCTCGCCGTGGCCGAGCACGCGAGCTTCACCCGTGCCGCCGAGGCCCTGCACATCTCCCAGCCCACGCTGTCGCAGCAGGTGAAGCAGTTGGAGCGGGCCGTGCGGACGCAGCTGCTCGATCGCACCGGCCGCACCGTGCGACTGACCGACGCCGGGGAGGCGTACGTCCGCTACGCCCGCCGTGCGCTCCAGGACCTGGCGGCCGCGGAGCGCGCGGTCCTCGACGTCACCGACCTGTCACGCGGCACCCTGCGGCTCGCCATGACGCCCACCTTCACGCCCTACCTGCTCGGCCCGCTCGCCGCCGACTTCCACTCCCGCCATCCGGGAATCTCGCTGGAGATACGGGAGATGACGCAGGATCACATCGAGTCCGGCCTGCTGGCGGACGAGTTGGACCTGGGCATCGCCTTCGGCGGGCCCCATCTGTCGGGCGTGGCCGCCACCGCGCTGTTCACCGAGACCCTCAGCCTCGTCGTCGGCGCCGGGCATCCCCGCGTCGGCCGCGCCGGGCCGCTGCCGGTCGACGAGCTCGCCACCGTCGATCTGGCTCTGCTCAGCGGGGACTTCGCCACGCGCGGCCATGTGGACGCCTATCTCGCCGCGCACCGGGTCCGGCCGCGCATCGCCGTGGAGGCCAACTCCGTCAGCGCCCTCATCGAGCTCGTGCGGCGCACCGACCTGGCCACCGTCCTCCCCGACGCCATCGCCCACGACGACCCCCGGCTCCACCCCCTCGCCCCGGATCCGCCGCTGCCGCCGCGCACCGTCACCCTGCTGCGCCGGGAGTCCGCGTACACCTCCGCCGCCACCCGCGCCTTCACCCGGCTCCTGCGCGATCACCGCCCTCCGGCCCCAGGGACGCCCGCACCAGGGTGA
- a CDS encoding carbonic anhydrase → MQDLTEGAQRFRRHVVSARAGRYERLATTHRPTALFIGCSDARVVPELITQREPGELFVIRTAGNLVPRYAGADGAVTGDGGVAASVEYAVAVLGVTDIVVCGHSGCGAMTALAEAHDLTALPAVAGWLRHAAAARREAVTVAALVRENVRAQLAHLATHPAVTDALARGALALHGWVYDIATGDIDRLDPSSGEFIPLAAD, encoded by the coding sequence ATCCAGGACCTGACCGAGGGGGCCCAGCGCTTCCGCCGGCATGTCGTCTCCGCCCGGGCGGGGCGCTACGAGCGGCTCGCCACCACCCATCGGCCCACGGCGCTGTTCATCGGCTGCTCGGACGCCCGTGTCGTCCCGGAGCTGATCACACAGCGCGAACCGGGCGAGCTGTTCGTCATCCGTACGGCCGGGAACCTCGTCCCCCGGTACGCGGGCGCCGACGGGGCGGTGACGGGAGACGGCGGGGTGGCGGCGAGCGTCGAGTACGCCGTCGCCGTCCTCGGCGTCACCGACATCGTGGTCTGCGGGCACTCCGGGTGCGGCGCCATGACCGCCCTGGCCGAGGCGCACGACCTCACCGCGCTGCCCGCCGTCGCCGGCTGGCTGCGCCACGCGGCCGCCGCCCGGCGCGAGGCGGTCACGGTCGCCGCGCTCGTCCGCGAGAACGTCCGCGCCCAGCTCGCCCACCTCGCCACCCACCCGGCCGTGACCGACGCCCTGGCGCGAGGCGCGCTCGCGCTGCACGGCTGGGTCTATGACATCGCCACCGGCGACATCGACCGACTCGACCCGTCCAGCGGCGAGTTCATCCCCCTCGCGGCGGACTGA
- the cynS gene encoding cyanase, translating into MPHAEIDPQARRDLAVAAVEAKRRRDLSWQQLADAAGLSPAFVTAAVLGQHALPADAATAVAELLGLDEDAALLLQTIPTRGTLPGTAPTDPTVYRFHEMLQVYGTTLKALIHEQFGDGIISAINFRLDVRKVDDPEGGSRAIITLDGKYLPTRPF; encoded by the coding sequence ATGCCGCACGCAGAGATCGACCCGCAGGCCCGTCGCGACCTGGCCGTCGCCGCCGTCGAGGCCAAGCGACGCAGGGACCTCAGCTGGCAGCAGCTGGCCGACGCCGCCGGCCTGTCGCCCGCCTTCGTCACCGCCGCCGTGCTGGGGCAGCACGCCCTGCCCGCCGACGCCGCCACGGCCGTGGCGGAACTCCTGGGCCTGGACGAGGACGCGGCCCTGCTGTTGCAGACCATCCCCACGCGCGGCACCCTGCCGGGCACGGCACCCACGGACCCGACCGTCTACCGCTTCCACGAGATGCTCCAGGTCTACGGAACGACCCTGAAGGCCCTGATCCACGAGCAGTTCGGGGACGGCATCATCAGCGCCATCAACTTCCGGCTCGACGTACGGAAGGTCGACGACCCGGAGGGCGGCTCACGCGCGATCATCACCCTCGACGGCAAGTACCTGCCGACCAGGCCCTTCTGA
- the sigJ gene encoding RNA polymerase sigma factor SigJ, translating to MAPVDDGGYGDDTAFLAERFEAHRDHLRAVAYRMLGSLSEAEDAVQEAWLKVGRSDTDAVRNLGGWLTTIVGRVCLDMLRSRTARREEPLGVHLPDPVVGSVDGTGPEQEALLADSVGLALLVVLETLAPAERLAFVLHDLFGVPFDEIAAIVGRNPAAARQLASRARRRVRGATPVPDADLALQREVVEAFLRAARSGDFDALVEVLDPDVVARSDGGAQRPGVVLHGAAAVAGQAITFARFASSARLVLVNGAVGVVATAEGRPMSVMAFTVSGGRVASLDILTDPERLDRLDLAVLDG from the coding sequence ATGGCACCGGTGGACGACGGCGGGTACGGGGACGACACCGCGTTCCTGGCGGAGCGCTTCGAGGCGCACCGCGACCATCTGCGGGCGGTGGCCTACCGCATGCTGGGTTCGCTCAGCGAGGCGGAGGACGCCGTGCAGGAGGCGTGGTTGAAGGTCGGCCGCTCCGACACCGACGCGGTGCGGAACCTGGGGGGCTGGCTGACCACGATCGTGGGCCGGGTGTGCCTGGACATGCTGCGCTCGCGCACCGCGCGGCGCGAGGAGCCGCTGGGGGTCCACCTGCCCGACCCGGTGGTCGGAAGCGTCGACGGCACCGGCCCCGAGCAGGAGGCGCTGCTGGCCGACTCGGTGGGGCTGGCCCTGCTGGTGGTCCTGGAGACGCTGGCCCCCGCCGAGCGGCTCGCGTTCGTGCTGCACGACCTGTTCGGTGTTCCCTTCGACGAGATCGCCGCCATCGTCGGCCGCAACCCCGCCGCCGCCCGCCAGCTCGCCAGTCGGGCCCGCCGCCGGGTCCGCGGCGCCACCCCGGTCCCGGACGCCGACCTCGCGCTCCAGCGCGAGGTCGTGGAGGCGTTCCTCAGGGCCGCGCGGAGCGGCGACTTCGACGCGTTGGTGGAGGTCCTCGACCCGGACGTGGTGGCGCGTTCCGACGGTGGGGCCCAGCGCCCCGGCGTGGTGCTGCACGGCGCGGCCGCCGTGGCCGGCCAGGCGATCACCTTCGCCCGCTTCGCGTCGTCGGCACGGCTCGTCCTCGTCAACGGCGCGGTCGGCGTCGTGGCGACCGCCGAAGGCCGGCCGATGTCCGTCATGGCGTTCACCGTCTCGGGCGGCAGGGTCGCGTCCCTCGACATCCTCACCGACCCCGAGCGCCTCGACCGGCTCGACCTGGCGGTCCTGGACGGCTGA
- a CDS encoding VOC family protein produces MNITLSQCFVAVDDHDKALAFYRDVLGLEVRNDVGFEGMRWVTVGAPSQPDVNIVLEPPAADPNASPADRQAMTELLAKGMLRGVIFATDDCDATFERIRAAGGEVLQEPIDQPYGVRDCAFRDPAGNMLRFTQARQA; encoded by the coding sequence ATGAACATCACTCTCTCCCAGTGCTTCGTCGCCGTCGACGACCACGACAAGGCGCTCGCCTTCTACCGCGATGTGTTGGGCCTGGAGGTCCGCAACGACGTCGGCTTCGAGGGGATGCGCTGGGTGACCGTCGGCGCCCCGTCCCAGCCGGACGTGAACATCGTGCTGGAACCGCCGGCCGCCGACCCGAATGCCTCCCCCGCCGACCGCCAGGCCATGACCGAACTCCTGGCCAAGGGCATGCTGCGCGGGGTGATCTTCGCGACCGACGACTGCGACGCCACCTTCGAACGCATCCGGGCCGCCGGCGGCGAGGTGCTCCAGGAGCCGATCGACCAGCCGTACGGGGTCCGCGACTGCGCCTTCCGCGACCCCGCCGGGAACATGCTGCGGTTCACCCAGGCTCGCCAGGCGTAG
- a CDS encoding helix-turn-helix transcriptional regulator, giving the protein MNVDDLVRLRRARDRMDRDYAQPLDVPALARTALMSPGHFSRSFRAAFGETPYGYLMTRRIERAKALLRRGDLSVTEVCFAVGCTSLGSFSSRFTELVGESPSAYRARDHAAGAAVPACYAKLITRPVRNGEAGSTPHA; this is encoded by the coding sequence GTGAACGTGGACGACCTCGTGCGGCTGCGGCGGGCGCGCGACCGGATGGACCGCGACTACGCCCAGCCGCTCGACGTGCCGGCGCTCGCGCGGACCGCGCTGATGTCGCCCGGCCACTTCTCCCGCAGCTTCCGCGCCGCCTTCGGGGAGACGCCGTACGGCTACCTCATGACCCGCAGGATCGAGCGGGCCAAGGCGCTGCTCCGCCGCGGGGACCTGTCGGTGACGGAGGTCTGCTTCGCCGTCGGCTGTACCTCGCTGGGCTCGTTCAGCTCCCGCTTCACCGAGCTGGTCGGGGAGTCTCCGAGCGCCTACCGGGCCCGGGACCACGCCGCGGGGGCCGCCGTCCCGGCCTGCTACGCGAAGCTCATCACGCGACCGGTCAGGAATGGAGAAGCGGGATCCACGCCCCACGCCTAG
- a CDS encoding LysR family transcriptional regulator — MDLHLLRTFLTVARLGSFSAAARDLGYTQSAVSQHIAALEADLGAPVLERRPVVPTAVGARLLEHAGPLLLRAEAARADIARMTTRPTARVAIGRTPLAAAEELATALAGARRAVPGLLVQVRVLSGAALPAAVATGEVDLALVDGVAAPNDPLHLPDTSPLAAAGVGERPLAVVLPRDHPLAGRARLRLTDLADAVWLDAPDLMPTPDQLCAITGADGFRARVRYEGADPHGLLALVAAGHGLALLPADAVDRAPGLAAVPLAAPRLVHRTELLHSRGLDGPGGLIAARLTGTDPDRAPTG; from the coding sequence GTGGATCTGCACCTCCTCCGTACCTTTCTCACCGTGGCCCGGCTCGGCTCGTTCTCCGCGGCCGCCCGCGACCTCGGCTACACCCAGTCCGCGGTCTCCCAGCACATCGCCGCCCTCGAAGCCGACCTCGGGGCGCCGGTGCTGGAACGCCGCCCGGTGGTGCCCACCGCCGTGGGGGCGCGCCTGCTGGAGCACGCCGGTCCACTACTGCTGCGGGCGGAGGCCGCCCGCGCCGACATCGCGCGGATGACGACGCGTCCGACGGCGCGGGTCGCCATCGGCCGGACGCCGCTGGCCGCGGCCGAGGAGCTGGCCACCGCGTTGGCCGGGGCCCGCCGGGCCGTTCCCGGGCTGCTCGTCCAGGTGCGCGTGCTGAGCGGCGCGGCGCTTCCGGCCGCGGTCGCCACCGGCGAGGTGGACCTCGCCCTGGTCGACGGCGTCGCCGCGCCCAACGACCCGCTGCACCTGCCCGACACCAGCCCGCTCGCGGCGGCCGGCGTGGGCGAACGCCCGCTGGCCGTCGTCCTGCCCCGCGATCACCCGCTGGCCGGCCGCGCCCGGCTGCGGCTGACCGACCTCGCCGACGCGGTGTGGCTGGACGCGCCCGACCTCATGCCCACCCCGGACCAGCTGTGCGCCATCACCGGTGCCGACGGCTTCCGGGCGCGCGTGCGGTACGAGGGTGCCGACCCGCACGGTCTGCTCGCCCTGGTCGCGGCCGGGCACGGCCTCGCCCTCCTCCCCGCCGACGCGGTCGACCGCGCCCCGGGTCTCGCCGCCGTCCCCCTCGCCGCTCCGCGCCTCGTCCACCGCACCGAACTCCTGCACAGCCGCGGTCTCGACGGCCCCGGCGGGCTCATCGCCGCTCGCCTCACGGGGACGGATCCGGACCGGGCCCCGACCGGGTGA
- a CDS encoding bifunctional phosphatase PAP2/diacylglycerol kinase family protein: MGPLSDLDRHLFARVAAGRFRGAHPLLPRLSRAADHGRLWMGTAAVLAAVGGRTARRAALRGVGSLAAASLASNAIVKWTVERRRPVIDAVPVVRRLARQPWTSSFPSGHSASAAAFATGVALESLRYGALVAPVAAAVAVSRVYVGVHYPSDVLAGVAVGATAAALTCRWWPPRPETPAQARPRVSAPALPGGAGLCVVVNRGAGPGAGFGPVRSYAEQLRDLLPAAEIMECGPDDDFGALLDRAARRAAERGGALGICGGDGSVNAAAALAVERRLPLAVFPGGTLNHFALDVGVPAFDDTAYAVEEGDAVAVDLAYAAPAEGDAANAARGGGAGPDAASVAGASFGPAAGSGTGGGSAVGEGPATTGDGAARTIPFVNTFSVGLYPELVHLRERLQGRLGKWPATAVALARVLRTGSPTEMEINGRPHRVWLLFVGNGHYAPEGFAPAYRERLDDGLLDVRLIDGNPRLARTRVILAAVFGALEHSHIYMKASVRRLRLTGLGDTARLAHDGEVAPAPDALLIAKRPGALTVYRPAVLQSEFLQTARAAAAAARRLGEAGGTALREG; this comes from the coding sequence ATGGGGCCCTTGAGCGACCTGGACCGGCACCTCTTCGCGCGCGTCGCCGCCGGACGGTTCCGCGGCGCGCATCCGCTGCTGCCCCGGCTCAGTCGGGCGGCCGACCACGGCCGGCTCTGGATGGGCACGGCCGCGGTGCTCGCCGCCGTCGGGGGGCGCACCGCGCGGCGCGCCGCGCTGCGCGGCGTCGGCTCTCTGGCGGCCGCCTCACTGGCCAGCAACGCGATCGTCAAGTGGACGGTGGAGCGGCGCCGTCCGGTCATCGACGCGGTGCCGGTGGTGCGCCGGCTCGCCAGGCAGCCGTGGACGAGCTCGTTCCCGTCCGGGCACTCGGCCTCCGCCGCGGCCTTCGCCACCGGCGTGGCCCTCGAATCGCTCCGGTACGGCGCGCTCGTCGCCCCGGTCGCCGCCGCGGTGGCCGTCTCCCGGGTGTACGTCGGGGTGCACTACCCCAGCGATGTGCTGGCCGGCGTCGCCGTGGGCGCGACGGCGGCCGCCCTCACCTGCCGCTGGTGGCCGCCGCGCCCGGAGACGCCGGCCCAGGCCCGACCGCGGGTCTCCGCCCCCGCGCTGCCCGGCGGCGCCGGGCTGTGCGTCGTCGTCAACCGGGGGGCGGGGCCCGGCGCCGGCTTCGGACCGGTGCGGTCGTACGCCGAGCAGCTGCGCGATCTGCTCCCCGCCGCGGAGATCATGGAGTGCGGCCCCGACGACGACTTCGGCGCGCTGCTGGACCGCGCCGCCCGCCGGGCCGCGGAGCGCGGTGGCGCGCTCGGGATCTGCGGCGGCGACGGCAGCGTCAACGCCGCCGCGGCCCTGGCCGTGGAACGCCGGCTGCCGCTGGCCGTCTTCCCCGGCGGCACCCTCAACCACTTCGCGCTCGACGTCGGCGTCCCGGCCTTCGACGACACCGCCTACGCGGTGGAGGAGGGGGACGCGGTCGCGGTCGACCTCGCGTACGCGGCGCCGGCCGAGGGCGACGCGGCGAACGCCGCACGGGGCGGGGGCGCGGGTCCTGACGCGGCGTCGGTCGCGGGCGCGTCCTTCGGCCCCGCCGCCGGCTCCGGGACGGGCGGCGGATCGGCCGTGGGGGAGGGACCGGCCACGACGGGCGACGGGGCGGCTCGGACCATCCCGTTCGTCAACACCTTCAGCGTCGGCCTCTACCCCGAGCTGGTGCACCTGCGCGAGCGGCTCCAGGGCCGGCTGGGAAAGTGGCCCGCGACCGCCGTCGCGCTGGCCCGGGTGCTGCGCACCGGATCCCCGACCGAGATGGAGATCAACGGGCGCCCCCACCGGGTGTGGCTGCTGTTCGTCGGCAACGGCCACTACGCGCCCGAGGGCTTCGCCCCCGCCTACCGCGAGCGGCTGGACGACGGCCTGCTCGACGTCCGGCTGATCGACGGCAACCCGCGGCTGGCCCGTACGCGCGTCATCCTGGCGGCCGTGTTCGGCGCGCTGGAGCACTCGCACATCTATATGAAGGCCAGTGTCCGCCGGCTGCGGCTCACCGGACTGGGCGACACGGCCAGGCTCGCCCACGACGGCGAGGTCGCCCCGGCCCCCGATGCCCTGCTCATCGCCAAGCGCCCCGGTGCGCTCACCGTCTACCGTCCCGCCGTGCTCCAGAGCGAGTTCCTCCAGACGGCCCGCGCGGCCGCCGCGGCGGCGCGCCGGCTGGGCGAGGCCGGGGGCACCGCGCTGCGGGAGGGCTGA
- a CDS encoding transcriptional regulator gives MAARSLAAREPNDRLEALIHEAAVSHAGLARRVNMRGSRYGLDLRYDKTSVSRWVRGQRPRGRTTAIIAEVLGEKLGRTVSLEEIGMTDRADLAAGAGLNFARDVAGAVEHACALWRSDAGQGRRPFGATVSASALVSPSRDWLITGLDASVSRSGGHRVADADPDAVEATLLSLATLDHRFGGGHVRPTLVHYLDSVVSGLLTGSYGDSLGRRLFAAAARLTELAGYLAEDVGQPSLAQRYYIQALRLSQAAGDRGFGGYVLAAGMSRLAPQLGYPREVTQLARAAREGSVGRAPFTVQSLCHAAEARGYALLGEKRLFTATMGQALEVLTRADPATEAEWVSRFNQAYLAVELAHGYQDLENPALAARWAEKALTELPEARVRRRAIALLLLATARVLDGEVEEGCRSAEKALDLMRGLRSHLATQRLSEFRRRLRAFHQVEAARCFYSRLTDSVTS, from the coding sequence ATGGCTGCCCGATCACTTGCGGCACGCGAGCCCAACGACCGGCTCGAAGCGTTGATCCACGAGGCGGCGGTTTCCCATGCGGGCCTGGCTCGTCGGGTCAACATGCGCGGAAGCAGATACGGACTCGATCTGCGGTACGACAAGACCTCCGTGAGCCGATGGGTCCGAGGACAGCGACCACGCGGCCGGACCACGGCCATCATCGCCGAGGTCCTGGGCGAGAAGCTGGGCCGCACGGTGTCCCTCGAAGAGATCGGCATGACCGACCGCGCGGACCTGGCGGCGGGAGCCGGGCTCAACTTCGCCCGGGACGTGGCGGGTGCGGTGGAGCACGCCTGCGCGCTGTGGCGCAGCGACGCCGGCCAGGGAAGGAGACCTTTCGGCGCCACGGTGTCGGCCTCGGCGCTGGTCAGCCCCAGCCGCGACTGGCTGATCACCGGCCTGGACGCGTCGGTCTCGCGCTCCGGAGGGCATCGGGTGGCCGATGCCGATCCGGACGCGGTCGAGGCGACCCTGCTGTCGCTGGCCACGCTCGACCACCGGTTCGGCGGCGGCCATGTGCGGCCCACGCTGGTGCACTATCTCGACAGCGTGGTGTCCGGGCTGCTGACCGGCTCCTACGGCGACTCCCTCGGCCGGCGGCTGTTCGCGGCCGCCGCCCGGCTCACCGAGCTGGCCGGCTATCTGGCGGAGGACGTCGGCCAGCCGAGCCTCGCCCAGCGCTACTACATCCAGGCGCTCCGGCTCTCCCAGGCGGCCGGCGACCGCGGCTTCGGCGGCTATGTGCTCGCCGCGGGCATGAGCAGGCTGGCGCCGCAGTTGGGGTACCCCAGGGAGGTCACCCAGCTGGCGCGGGCAGCCCGGGAGGGCTCGGTGGGCCGCGCGCCGTTCACGGTCCAGTCGCTGTGCCACGCCGCGGAGGCGCGCGGCTACGCCCTGCTCGGCGAGAAGCGGCTGTTCACCGCGACGATGGGGCAGGCGCTGGAGGTGCTGACGCGCGCCGACCCCGCCACCGAGGCGGAGTGGGTCTCGCGCTTCAACCAGGCGTATCTGGCGGTGGAGCTGGCGCACGGTTACCAGGACCTGGAGAATCCGGCGCTCGCCGCGCGCTGGGCGGAGAAGGCGCTGACCGAGCTGCCCGAGGCCAGGGTGCGACGGCGCGCCATCGCGCTGCTGCTGCTCGCCACCGCGCGGGTGCTGGACGGGGAGGTGGAGGAGGGGTGCCGCTCGGCCGAGAAGGCGCTGGACCTGATGCGGGGCCTGCGGTCGCACCTCGCCACCCAGCGGCTCAGCGAGTTCCGGCGCCGGCTGCGCGCCTTCCACCAGGTGGAGGCGGCGCGCTGCTTCTACAGCCGGCTGACGGATTCGGTGACCTCGTAG
- a CDS encoding ATP-binding protein gives MRGKSSSATATAVDVTLTLQQIEEWSGGATPPLDTPWRSGHPVAFSLPSTERGVPACRRLARSWLDSEQVNGEGVRYAFLLVLSELVTNAVRHSRSALITGRFWRASGLLFVEVRDQGGTPSRPRVVAARRSDAHGRGLALIAATAYAWGRRRSGDGGCAVWAAVPLTPVP, from the coding sequence ATGCGCGGGAAATCATCGTCAGCCACCGCGACCGCGGTGGACGTCACCCTGACACTGCAGCAGATCGAGGAGTGGTCGGGCGGCGCAACGCCGCCGCTGGACACTCCCTGGCGCTCGGGCCACCCCGTCGCGTTCTCCCTCCCGTCGACGGAGCGAGGAGTTCCGGCCTGCCGCCGCCTGGCACGGTCGTGGCTGGACTCCGAACAGGTCAACGGGGAGGGCGTGCGGTACGCGTTCCTCCTGGTGCTGTCGGAGCTGGTCACCAACGCGGTGCGCCACTCCCGGTCCGCCCTCATCACCGGCCGGTTCTGGAGGGCGAGCGGCCTGCTCTTCGTGGAGGTCCGGGACCAGGGCGGAACGCCCTCCAGGCCACGGGTGGTCGCTGCCCGCCGGAGCGACGCCCACGGGCGGGGGCTGGCGTTGATCGCCGCGACCGCCTACGCCTGGGGACGGCGCCGGAGCGGCGACGGCGGCTGCGCCGTGTGGGCGGCGGTCCCGCTCACACCGGTGCCGTAG
- a CDS encoding right-handed parallel beta-helix repeat-containing protein, whose product MNLRKNLPSIGLGVAGALAVTLATTMPAAAQPKAYVSCAVSDLIDAIDQANAGGGGSLLLTPGCTYQLTAAENADDGLPEITTPINILGAGATITRAASAPDFRIFHVTGSGNLNLTALTVSGGSVTGSGGGILNEGQLTLNASFIGRNAASDVGGGLANTGTANVNAGTRLASNTAVAGGGGLHNAADALTRVSASSVDHNTVTGEGAQGGGVLNAGGTLQGASSAFGSNSALAEGATGGGIATLGGSVTLTLGTVESNRSDTAPGGIYNDNSTVTLTLVPVFNNNPTNCSGSPDPVPGCLG is encoded by the coding sequence ATGAATCTGCGGAAGAACCTTCCGTCGATCGGCCTCGGCGTCGCCGGCGCCCTCGCCGTGACGCTGGCGACGACGATGCCGGCCGCCGCCCAGCCGAAGGCATACGTCTCGTGTGCGGTCTCGGACCTGATCGACGCCATCGACCAGGCCAACGCGGGCGGAGGCGGCAGCCTTCTGCTGACACCCGGCTGCACCTACCAGCTGACCGCCGCGGAGAACGCGGACGACGGTCTGCCGGAGATCACCACCCCGATCAACATCCTGGGCGCCGGCGCCACCATCACGCGTGCCGCCTCCGCACCCGACTTCCGGATCTTCCACGTCACGGGATCGGGCAACCTCAACCTCACCGCCCTCACCGTTTCGGGAGGTTCGGTCACCGGGTCCGGGGGCGGCATCCTCAACGAGGGGCAGCTCACCCTGAACGCGTCGTTCATCGGCCGTAACGCCGCGTCCGACGTGGGCGGGGGCCTCGCCAACACCGGAACCGCGAACGTCAACGCCGGCACCCGTCTCGCCTCGAACACCGCCGTGGCCGGCGGGGGCGGTCTGCACAACGCCGCCGACGCCCTCACGCGGGTGAGCGCCTCCAGCGTGGACCACAACACCGTGACCGGGGAGGGGGCCCAGGGCGGCGGCGTGCTGAACGCGGGTGGCACCCTCCAGGGCGCCTCAAGCGCCTTCGGCAGCAACTCCGCCCTCGCCGAGGGCGCGACGGGCGGCGGGATCGCCACCCTGGGCGGCTCGGTGACGCTGACCCTCGGCACTGTGGAGAGCAACCGCTCCGACACCGCTCCCGGCGGGATCTACAACGACAACTCCACGGTCACCCTGACCCTGGTGCCGGTCTTCAACAACAACCCGACCAACTGCTCCGGCAGCCCCGATCCCGTCCCGGGATGCCTGGGTTGA